One window of Balearica regulorum gibbericeps isolate bBalReg1 chromosome 20, bBalReg1.pri, whole genome shotgun sequence genomic DNA carries:
- the SLC31A2 gene encoding protein SLC31A2 encodes MQMSFYFSDTAVLLFDFWSVHSPAGMALSVLVVLLLSMLYEAVKMGKATLLRRALLALPRSLSRESVVEPEEGDTGTTQGSWFRYHVGQTLFHMVQVVLGYMVMLAVMSYNAWIFLGAIAGSTLGYFVVYPLLGRG; translated from the exons ATGCAG ATGTCCTTCTACTTCTCGGACACGGCGGTGCTGCTCTTTGACTTCTGGAGCGTCCACAGCCCCGCAG GGATGGCGCTCTCGGTGCTGGTGGTCCTGCTGCTGTCCATGCTTTATGAAGCCGTCAAGATGGGCAAGGCCACGCTGCTGCGGCGGGcgctgctggctctgccccgCAGCCTCAGCCGGGAGTCGGTGGTGGAGCCCGAGGAGGGGGACACCGGCACCACGCAGGGCAG CTGGTTTCGGTACCATGTCGGCCAGACGCTGTTCCACATGGTGCAGGTGGTGCTGGGCTACATGGTGATGCTGGCCGTCATGTCCTACAACGCCTGGATCTTCCTGGGGGCCATCGCGGGCTCCACACTGGGCTATTTCGTGGTGTACCCCCTGCTCGGTCGGGGCTAG
- the NIBAN2 gene encoding protein Niban 2 isoform X2 gives MGDVVSTHLDEGRRQHIAEKTGKVLGEFCRCYKEQYGVALFNSVRYEIEGNGGPQAQLLHRKVPLEDHVIYSGNLFQYIEENKKWRNRFCVVPHNYGLVLYENKLAYERDLAPRVLVNSAGYKILTSVDQYLELVNSSLPGVMPKSGHSPILKCPTDFPLILWHPYARHYYFCVMTGKEQEKWRAVFQDCVRHCNNGISEDSKVEAPAFTDAVRMYRQAKEQYGTWDMLCGNEIQVLSNLVMEELLPELRTTIGPRLKGKAQERQRTWIQISDAVYRMVYEQTKAQYDAVMAKCEQERPQMESTIRTDMDQIITSKEHLASKIRAFVLPKAEVCVRNHVQPYISSILEALMTPTSQGFAEVREVFFKEVTDMNMNIVNEGGLEKLVEYMEKLSHLAFHPVKMQSCYEKMDQLKLEGLQQRFDVSSTSVFKQRAQIHMRQQMDDAVYTFETLLHQELGKLQGKDDLCKSIQRILERVLKKYDYDSSTVRKKFFREALLQITIPFLLKKLAPTCKGELAKFQELIFEDFASFILVENTYEEVVLQSVMKDIMQAVKEAAVQRKHNLYRDSMVMHNSDPNLHLLGEGMPIDWGEEYSGQPEAELAADKRRRAKQVVSVIQDDEGVLPYEVGAEALLQPGSPEPQEPEEPNRGAAPSSPAGVEEIREALAKESLGDGVKAEERLTNGTDATRESGATEEGAVVAESVPGGVPPQGPTSEGAGVHCTTAVSPAPGAEVPSGAGVQRAAPASPMTASPVPRADVPSGASVQHAAPASPKPGADVPSEAEVPHAAPASPAPGAETPSPSAGTACHQPSDKETGEEVAPPSGKRSPPQPTGTTESGEGVQTEF, from the exons AGAAGACGGGGAAGGTGCTGGGGGAGTTTTGCCGGTGCTACAAGGAGCAGTATGGCGTAGCGCTCTTCAACAGCGTCCGCTATGAGATCGAAGGCAATGGAGGGCCGCAGGCCCAGCTGCTCCACCGCAAG GTCCCGCTGGAGGACCACGTCATCTACTcaggcaacctcttccagtacATCGAGGAGAACAAGAAGTGGAGGAACCGCTTCTGCGTGGTCCCACACAACTATGGCTTGGTCCTCTACGAGAACAAACTG GCCTATGAGCGAGACCTGGCACCACGCGTGCTGGTCAACAGTGCTGGCTACAAGATCCTCACCTCCGTGGACCAGTACCTGGAGCTGGTGAACAGCAGCCTGCCTG GTGTGATGCCCAAATCGGGGCACTCCCCCATCCTGAAGTGCCCCACGGATTTCCCTCTCATCCTCTGGCACCCCTACGCCCGGCATTATTACTTCTGCGTGATGACGGGCAAGGAGCAGGAGAAGTGGCGGGCAGTTTTCCAGGACTGCGTCCGGCATTGCAACAACG GGATCTCTGAGGACTCCAAAGTGGAGGCTCCAGCCTTCACAGACGCCGTCCGCATGTACCGCCAGGCGAAGGAGCAGTACGGCACCTGGGACATGCTGTGCGGCAACGAAATCCAG gtcctgagcaacctggtgaTGGAGGAGCTGCTCCCCGAGCTGAGGACCACCATCGGCCCCCGGCTGAAGGGCAAGGCTCAGGAGCGCCAGCGGACTTGGATCcag ATCTCGGATGCCGTCTATAGGATGGTCTATGAGCAGACCAAGGCCCAGTACGATGCAGTGATGGCCAAGTGCGAACAGGAGCGGCCCCAGATGGAAAGCACCATCCGCACAGACATGGACCAGATCATCACTTCAAAGGAGCACTTGGCCAGCAAAATCCGAG CCTTTGTCCTCCCCAAAGCGGAGGTCTGCGTCCGTAACCACGTCCAGCCCTACATCTCCTCCATCCTGGAGGCCCTGATGACCCCCACGAGCCAGGGCTTTGCCGAGGTGCGGGAGGTGTTCTTCAAGGAGGTGACAGACATGAACATGAACATCGTCAATGAAGGTGgcctggagaagctggtggag TACATGGAGAAGCTTTCCCACCTGGCCTTCCACCCAGTGAAGATGCAGTCATGCTACGAGAAGATGGACCAGCTGAAACTGGAGGGTCTTCAGCAGCGGTTTGATGTCTCCAGCACGTCTGTCTTCAAGCAGAGGGCCCAGATCCACATGAGACAG CAAATGGACGACGCCGTGTACACGTTCGAGACGCTGCTCCATCAGGAGCTGGGGAAGCTGCAGGGCAAAGACGACTTGTGCAAGTCCATCCAGCGCATCCTCGAGAGGGTGCTCAAG AAATACGACTACGACAGCAGCACCGTGCGGAAGAAGTTCTTCAGGGAGGCCCTGCTGCAGATCACCATCCCCTTCCTGCTGAAAAAGCTGGCACCGACCTGCAAGGGG GAGTTAGCCAAGTTTCAGGAGCTGATCTTTGAGGACTTCGCCAGCTTCATCCTAGTGGAGAACACCTACGAGGAGGTCGTGCTACAGTCGGTGATGAAAGACATCATGCAAG CTGTGAAGGAGGCAGCCGTGCAGCGGAAGCACAACCTGTACCGCGACAGCATGGTCATGCACAACAGCGATCCCAACCTGCACCTCCTGGGCGAGGGCATGCCCATCGATTGGGGCGAGGAGTACAGCGGGCAGCCCGAGGCCGAGCTGGCCGCCGACAAGCGCCGCAGGGCCAAGCAAGTGGTGTCGGTGATCCAAGACGACGAGGGGGTGCTGCCCTACGAGGTGGGCGCTGAGGCGCTGCTGCAGCCCGGCTCCCCGGAGCCACAGGAGCCGGAGGAGCCGAACCGTGGGGCAGCGCCCAGCTCCCCGGCTGGGGTGGAGGAGATCCGGGAGGCGCTGGCGAAGGAGAGCCTCGGGGACGGCGTCAAGGCGGAGGAGCGGCTGACAAACGGTACCGACGCCACGCGGGAGAGCGGTGCCACCGAGGAGGGGGCGGTGGTGGCAGAGTCTGTCCCAGGTGGTGTCCCCCCGCAAGGTCCAACCAGTGAGGGGGCCGGGGTGCACTGCACCACAGCGGTATCGCCTGCGCCTGGAGCTGAAGTCCCATCAGGGGCTGGTGTGCAACGTGCTGCACCGGCATCACCCATGACAGCCTCACCCGTGCCCAGAGCCGACGTCCCATCAGGGGCCAGCGTGCAACACGCCGCGCCGGCGTCACCCAAACCCGGAGCCGATGTCCCATCAGAGGCCGAGGTGCCCCACGCTGCGCCAGCATCACCCGCACCCGGAGCCGAGACTCCATCACCATCCGCCGGGACAGCTTGCCACCAGCCCAGTGACAAGGAGACGGGCGAGGAAGTGGCCCCCCCGAGCGGCAAGCGCAGCCCCCCGCAGCCCACGGGCACGACGGAAAGCGGCGAGGGGGTGCAGACTGAGTTCTAG
- the NIBAN2 gene encoding protein Niban 2 isoform X3 yields MRWGSWQKTGKVLGEFCRCYKEQYGVALFNSVRYEIEGNGGPQAQLLHRKVPLEDHVIYSGNLFQYIEENKKWRNRFCVVPHNYGLVLYENKLAYERDLAPRVLVNSAGYKILTSVDQYLELVNSSLPGVMPKSGHSPILKCPTDFPLILWHPYARHYYFCVMTGKEQEKWRAVFQDCVRHCNNGISEDSKVEAPAFTDAVRMYRQAKEQYGTWDMLCGNEIQVLSNLVMEELLPELRTTIGPRLKGKAQERQRTWIQISDAVYRMVYEQTKAQYDAVMAKCEQERPQMESTIRTDMDQIITSKEHLASKIRAFVLPKAEVCVRNHVQPYISSILEALMTPTSQGFAEVREVFFKEVTDMNMNIVNEGGLEKLVEYMEKLSHLAFHPVKMQSCYEKMDQLKLEGLQQRFDVSSTSVFKQRAQIHMRQQMDDAVYTFETLLHQELGKLQGKDDLCKSIQRILERVLKKYDYDSSTVRKKFFREALLQITIPFLLKKLAPTCKGELAKFQELIFEDFASFILVENTYEEVVLQSVMKDIMQAVKEAAVQRKHNLYRDSMVMHNSDPNLHLLGEGMPIDWGEEYSGQPEAELAADKRRRAKQVVSVIQDDEGVLPYEVGAEALLQPGSPEPQEPEEPNRGAAPSSPAGVEEIREALAKESLGDGVKAEERLTNGTDATRESGATEEGAVVAESVPGGVPPQGPTSEGAGVHCTTAVSPAPGAEVPSGAGVQRAAPASPMTASPVPRADVPSGASVQHAAPASPKPGADVPSEAEVPHAAPASPAPGAETPSPSAGTACHQPSDKETGEEVAPPSGKRSPPQPTGTTESGEGVQTEF; encoded by the exons ATGCGATGGGGTTCTTGGC AGAAGACGGGGAAGGTGCTGGGGGAGTTTTGCCGGTGCTACAAGGAGCAGTATGGCGTAGCGCTCTTCAACAGCGTCCGCTATGAGATCGAAGGCAATGGAGGGCCGCAGGCCCAGCTGCTCCACCGCAAG GTCCCGCTGGAGGACCACGTCATCTACTcaggcaacctcttccagtacATCGAGGAGAACAAGAAGTGGAGGAACCGCTTCTGCGTGGTCCCACACAACTATGGCTTGGTCCTCTACGAGAACAAACTG GCCTATGAGCGAGACCTGGCACCACGCGTGCTGGTCAACAGTGCTGGCTACAAGATCCTCACCTCCGTGGACCAGTACCTGGAGCTGGTGAACAGCAGCCTGCCTG GTGTGATGCCCAAATCGGGGCACTCCCCCATCCTGAAGTGCCCCACGGATTTCCCTCTCATCCTCTGGCACCCCTACGCCCGGCATTATTACTTCTGCGTGATGACGGGCAAGGAGCAGGAGAAGTGGCGGGCAGTTTTCCAGGACTGCGTCCGGCATTGCAACAACG GGATCTCTGAGGACTCCAAAGTGGAGGCTCCAGCCTTCACAGACGCCGTCCGCATGTACCGCCAGGCGAAGGAGCAGTACGGCACCTGGGACATGCTGTGCGGCAACGAAATCCAG gtcctgagcaacctggtgaTGGAGGAGCTGCTCCCCGAGCTGAGGACCACCATCGGCCCCCGGCTGAAGGGCAAGGCTCAGGAGCGCCAGCGGACTTGGATCcag ATCTCGGATGCCGTCTATAGGATGGTCTATGAGCAGACCAAGGCCCAGTACGATGCAGTGATGGCCAAGTGCGAACAGGAGCGGCCCCAGATGGAAAGCACCATCCGCACAGACATGGACCAGATCATCACTTCAAAGGAGCACTTGGCCAGCAAAATCCGAG CCTTTGTCCTCCCCAAAGCGGAGGTCTGCGTCCGTAACCACGTCCAGCCCTACATCTCCTCCATCCTGGAGGCCCTGATGACCCCCACGAGCCAGGGCTTTGCCGAGGTGCGGGAGGTGTTCTTCAAGGAGGTGACAGACATGAACATGAACATCGTCAATGAAGGTGgcctggagaagctggtggag TACATGGAGAAGCTTTCCCACCTGGCCTTCCACCCAGTGAAGATGCAGTCATGCTACGAGAAGATGGACCAGCTGAAACTGGAGGGTCTTCAGCAGCGGTTTGATGTCTCCAGCACGTCTGTCTTCAAGCAGAGGGCCCAGATCCACATGAGACAG CAAATGGACGACGCCGTGTACACGTTCGAGACGCTGCTCCATCAGGAGCTGGGGAAGCTGCAGGGCAAAGACGACTTGTGCAAGTCCATCCAGCGCATCCTCGAGAGGGTGCTCAAG AAATACGACTACGACAGCAGCACCGTGCGGAAGAAGTTCTTCAGGGAGGCCCTGCTGCAGATCACCATCCCCTTCCTGCTGAAAAAGCTGGCACCGACCTGCAAGGGG GAGTTAGCCAAGTTTCAGGAGCTGATCTTTGAGGACTTCGCCAGCTTCATCCTAGTGGAGAACACCTACGAGGAGGTCGTGCTACAGTCGGTGATGAAAGACATCATGCAAG CTGTGAAGGAGGCAGCCGTGCAGCGGAAGCACAACCTGTACCGCGACAGCATGGTCATGCACAACAGCGATCCCAACCTGCACCTCCTGGGCGAGGGCATGCCCATCGATTGGGGCGAGGAGTACAGCGGGCAGCCCGAGGCCGAGCTGGCCGCCGACAAGCGCCGCAGGGCCAAGCAAGTGGTGTCGGTGATCCAAGACGACGAGGGGGTGCTGCCCTACGAGGTGGGCGCTGAGGCGCTGCTGCAGCCCGGCTCCCCGGAGCCACAGGAGCCGGAGGAGCCGAACCGTGGGGCAGCGCCCAGCTCCCCGGCTGGGGTGGAGGAGATCCGGGAGGCGCTGGCGAAGGAGAGCCTCGGGGACGGCGTCAAGGCGGAGGAGCGGCTGACAAACGGTACCGACGCCACGCGGGAGAGCGGTGCCACCGAGGAGGGGGCGGTGGTGGCAGAGTCTGTCCCAGGTGGTGTCCCCCCGCAAGGTCCAACCAGTGAGGGGGCCGGGGTGCACTGCACCACAGCGGTATCGCCTGCGCCTGGAGCTGAAGTCCCATCAGGGGCTGGTGTGCAACGTGCTGCACCGGCATCACCCATGACAGCCTCACCCGTGCCCAGAGCCGACGTCCCATCAGGGGCCAGCGTGCAACACGCCGCGCCGGCGTCACCCAAACCCGGAGCCGATGTCCCATCAGAGGCCGAGGTGCCCCACGCTGCGCCAGCATCACCCGCACCCGGAGCCGAGACTCCATCACCATCCGCCGGGACAGCTTGCCACCAGCCCAGTGACAAGGAGACGGGCGAGGAAGTGGCCCCCCCGAGCGGCAAGCGCAGCCCCCCGCAGCCCACGGGCACGACGGAAAGCGGCGAGGGGGTGCAGACTGAGTTCTAG
- the NIBAN2 gene encoding protein Niban 2 isoform X1: MCCFFFGPVDFVVCFRSSCGRAGHGSAAAEKTGKVLGEFCRCYKEQYGVALFNSVRYEIEGNGGPQAQLLHRKVPLEDHVIYSGNLFQYIEENKKWRNRFCVVPHNYGLVLYENKLAYERDLAPRVLVNSAGYKILTSVDQYLELVNSSLPGVMPKSGHSPILKCPTDFPLILWHPYARHYYFCVMTGKEQEKWRAVFQDCVRHCNNGISEDSKVEAPAFTDAVRMYRQAKEQYGTWDMLCGNEIQVLSNLVMEELLPELRTTIGPRLKGKAQERQRTWIQISDAVYRMVYEQTKAQYDAVMAKCEQERPQMESTIRTDMDQIITSKEHLASKIRAFVLPKAEVCVRNHVQPYISSILEALMTPTSQGFAEVREVFFKEVTDMNMNIVNEGGLEKLVEYMEKLSHLAFHPVKMQSCYEKMDQLKLEGLQQRFDVSSTSVFKQRAQIHMRQQMDDAVYTFETLLHQELGKLQGKDDLCKSIQRILERVLKKYDYDSSTVRKKFFREALLQITIPFLLKKLAPTCKGELAKFQELIFEDFASFILVENTYEEVVLQSVMKDIMQAVKEAAVQRKHNLYRDSMVMHNSDPNLHLLGEGMPIDWGEEYSGQPEAELAADKRRRAKQVVSVIQDDEGVLPYEVGAEALLQPGSPEPQEPEEPNRGAAPSSPAGVEEIREALAKESLGDGVKAEERLTNGTDATRESGATEEGAVVAESVPGGVPPQGPTSEGAGVHCTTAVSPAPGAEVPSGAGVQRAAPASPMTASPVPRADVPSGASVQHAAPASPKPGADVPSEAEVPHAAPASPAPGAETPSPSAGTACHQPSDKETGEEVAPPSGKRSPPQPTGTTESGEGVQTEF, encoded by the exons ATGTGCTGCTTCTTTTTCGGCCCCGTGGATTTCGTGGTCTGCTTTAGATCCTCCTGCGGCCGCGCCGGGCACGGCTCTGCTGCGGCAG AGAAGACGGGGAAGGTGCTGGGGGAGTTTTGCCGGTGCTACAAGGAGCAGTATGGCGTAGCGCTCTTCAACAGCGTCCGCTATGAGATCGAAGGCAATGGAGGGCCGCAGGCCCAGCTGCTCCACCGCAAG GTCCCGCTGGAGGACCACGTCATCTACTcaggcaacctcttccagtacATCGAGGAGAACAAGAAGTGGAGGAACCGCTTCTGCGTGGTCCCACACAACTATGGCTTGGTCCTCTACGAGAACAAACTG GCCTATGAGCGAGACCTGGCACCACGCGTGCTGGTCAACAGTGCTGGCTACAAGATCCTCACCTCCGTGGACCAGTACCTGGAGCTGGTGAACAGCAGCCTGCCTG GTGTGATGCCCAAATCGGGGCACTCCCCCATCCTGAAGTGCCCCACGGATTTCCCTCTCATCCTCTGGCACCCCTACGCCCGGCATTATTACTTCTGCGTGATGACGGGCAAGGAGCAGGAGAAGTGGCGGGCAGTTTTCCAGGACTGCGTCCGGCATTGCAACAACG GGATCTCTGAGGACTCCAAAGTGGAGGCTCCAGCCTTCACAGACGCCGTCCGCATGTACCGCCAGGCGAAGGAGCAGTACGGCACCTGGGACATGCTGTGCGGCAACGAAATCCAG gtcctgagcaacctggtgaTGGAGGAGCTGCTCCCCGAGCTGAGGACCACCATCGGCCCCCGGCTGAAGGGCAAGGCTCAGGAGCGCCAGCGGACTTGGATCcag ATCTCGGATGCCGTCTATAGGATGGTCTATGAGCAGACCAAGGCCCAGTACGATGCAGTGATGGCCAAGTGCGAACAGGAGCGGCCCCAGATGGAAAGCACCATCCGCACAGACATGGACCAGATCATCACTTCAAAGGAGCACTTGGCCAGCAAAATCCGAG CCTTTGTCCTCCCCAAAGCGGAGGTCTGCGTCCGTAACCACGTCCAGCCCTACATCTCCTCCATCCTGGAGGCCCTGATGACCCCCACGAGCCAGGGCTTTGCCGAGGTGCGGGAGGTGTTCTTCAAGGAGGTGACAGACATGAACATGAACATCGTCAATGAAGGTGgcctggagaagctggtggag TACATGGAGAAGCTTTCCCACCTGGCCTTCCACCCAGTGAAGATGCAGTCATGCTACGAGAAGATGGACCAGCTGAAACTGGAGGGTCTTCAGCAGCGGTTTGATGTCTCCAGCACGTCTGTCTTCAAGCAGAGGGCCCAGATCCACATGAGACAG CAAATGGACGACGCCGTGTACACGTTCGAGACGCTGCTCCATCAGGAGCTGGGGAAGCTGCAGGGCAAAGACGACTTGTGCAAGTCCATCCAGCGCATCCTCGAGAGGGTGCTCAAG AAATACGACTACGACAGCAGCACCGTGCGGAAGAAGTTCTTCAGGGAGGCCCTGCTGCAGATCACCATCCCCTTCCTGCTGAAAAAGCTGGCACCGACCTGCAAGGGG GAGTTAGCCAAGTTTCAGGAGCTGATCTTTGAGGACTTCGCCAGCTTCATCCTAGTGGAGAACACCTACGAGGAGGTCGTGCTACAGTCGGTGATGAAAGACATCATGCAAG CTGTGAAGGAGGCAGCCGTGCAGCGGAAGCACAACCTGTACCGCGACAGCATGGTCATGCACAACAGCGATCCCAACCTGCACCTCCTGGGCGAGGGCATGCCCATCGATTGGGGCGAGGAGTACAGCGGGCAGCCCGAGGCCGAGCTGGCCGCCGACAAGCGCCGCAGGGCCAAGCAAGTGGTGTCGGTGATCCAAGACGACGAGGGGGTGCTGCCCTACGAGGTGGGCGCTGAGGCGCTGCTGCAGCCCGGCTCCCCGGAGCCACAGGAGCCGGAGGAGCCGAACCGTGGGGCAGCGCCCAGCTCCCCGGCTGGGGTGGAGGAGATCCGGGAGGCGCTGGCGAAGGAGAGCCTCGGGGACGGCGTCAAGGCGGAGGAGCGGCTGACAAACGGTACCGACGCCACGCGGGAGAGCGGTGCCACCGAGGAGGGGGCGGTGGTGGCAGAGTCTGTCCCAGGTGGTGTCCCCCCGCAAGGTCCAACCAGTGAGGGGGCCGGGGTGCACTGCACCACAGCGGTATCGCCTGCGCCTGGAGCTGAAGTCCCATCAGGGGCTGGTGTGCAACGTGCTGCACCGGCATCACCCATGACAGCCTCACCCGTGCCCAGAGCCGACGTCCCATCAGGGGCCAGCGTGCAACACGCCGCGCCGGCGTCACCCAAACCCGGAGCCGATGTCCCATCAGAGGCCGAGGTGCCCCACGCTGCGCCAGCATCACCCGCACCCGGAGCCGAGACTCCATCACCATCCGCCGGGACAGCTTGCCACCAGCCCAGTGACAAGGAGACGGGCGAGGAAGTGGCCCCCCCGAGCGGCAAGCGCAGCCCCCCGCAGCCCACGGGCACGACGGAAAGCGGCGAGGGGGTGCAGACTGAGTTCTAG